One Oreochromis niloticus isolate F11D_XX linkage group LG16, O_niloticus_UMD_NMBU, whole genome shotgun sequence genomic window carries:
- the LOC100709564 gene encoding signal transducer and activator of transcription 1-alpha/beta translates to MAQWQALLKLDSALQNRVCQLYERRFPKEIRHYLSIWIENQDWDSAAVDEHRARTCFQALLVFLQEQWYRSVQENNILQGPDFSRMKDYLLEHFQGEPLKLALLLSECLKEEKQILASVSEPQSCNNPGMQQSWRELDDKINELKQQTLETKKEIKTLEGLNEKLDYILMAWQNKVEENTDLAQSQCIVDQECQKHADFITQRKEIVLHQLVNILKQTEKVMATLTDVELPEWKRRQQLACIGSQADTSLDHLDKWFSTVAEVLLGVCEQLKKLQDQNSKYSSTDPAFCLPTSIPEMEKFGRSLLIKLVTNALVVEKQPVMQKFPQRPLILKTGVQFSITVRFLANIPEFKCMLRVKPVFDKDVVEAKTVKGFRLFDFNRDDCKVLDEDTDGGLMAEFGHMSLKERKSRSKSSSANHLVVTEELHIIKFVTDFQYAGQTCNIETSSLPVVVISSTNQLPNAWASIMWWNMVSTSEPWDLSLFLNPPPLTWEQLSEVLSWQFLTVGKRGLNEMQLSMLRDKIMDDPDGMVFWSSFSKNENAWIWIDGILDLIKKHLVDLWHDGSIMGFVSRERTRLLLQEKQAGTFLIRFSESSREGAVTFSWVDHSNGEPHVHAVQPYTKKELSVLPLPDIIYRYSLASQRSRNPLVYLYPDIPKDTAFGHYKSPETSEPSGDGYHRRIPSFISNDPTPPPSPPNETHMMEMDNEPETSAGLSELLSFIVDSPAPGVPWGSQLDLTLASLQTSSPENFFVDQFSFS, encoded by the exons ATGGCTCAGTGGCAGGCCCTTCTGAAGCTGGACTCGGCACTCCAGAACCGGGTCTGCCAGCTGTACGAGAGAAGATTTCCCAAAGAGATTCGCCACTATCTGAGCATCTGGATCGAGAACCAGGACTG GGATTCGGCAGCTGTGGACGAGCACAGAGCCAGAACCTGTTTCCAGGCTCTCCTGGTGTTTCTACAAGAGCAGTGGTATCGTTCTGTCCAGGAGAACAATATTCTGCAGGGGCCAGATTTTTCCAGGATGAAGGACTACCTGCTG GAGCATTTCCAGGGTGAGCCGCTGAAATTGGCCCTACTTCTGTCTGAATGCCTGAAGGAGGAAAAGCAAATTCTGGCTTCGGTCTCTGAGCCTCAG AGTTGCAACAATCCAGGCATGCAACAAAGCTGGAGAGAGTTGGACGACAAaatcaatgaactgaagcaacagaCTTTG GAGACCAAGAAGGAAATCAAGACACTGGAGGGTCTGAATGAAAAACTGGACTATATTCTGATGGCCTGGCAAAATAAAG TGGAGGAGAACACTGATCTGGCCCAGTCCCAATGTATTGTTGATCAGGAATGTCAGAAACATGCAGACTTCATAACACAAAGAAAGGAG ATTGTGCTGCATCAGTTGGTTAACATTTtaaagcagacagaaaaagtCATGGCGACTCTCACTGATGTGGAGCTGCCGGAGTGGAAGCGCAGGCAGCAGTTGGCCTGCATTGGAAGTCAAGCTGACACCAGTCTGGACCACCTGGACAAGTG GTTTTCGACTGTCGCCGAAGTGCTGCTAGGAGTCTGCGaacagctgaagaagcttcaaGACCAGAACAGCAAATACAGCAGCACTGACCCTGCCTTCTGCCTCCCTACTTCAATCCCAGAAATGGAGAAATTTGGGCGGTCCTTGTTAATAAAACTAGTCACAAA CGCTCTGGTGGTGGAGAAACAGCCCGTCATGCAGAAATTTCCACAGCGTCCTCTGATACTGAAGACCGGGGTGCAGTTCAGTATCACAGTGAG gttcctggcaAACATCCCTGAATTCAAATGCATGCTGAGAGTCAAACCTGTATTTGACAA GGATGTTGTAGAAGCCAAGACAGTGAAAGG GTTCCGTCTCtttgatttcaacagagacgaCTGTAAGGTGTTGGACGAGGACACAGATGGAGGCTTGATGGCAGAATTTGGGCACATG TCGCTCAAGGAAAGAAAATCAAGAAGCAAAAGCTCATCTGCG AACCATCTGGTAGTCACTGAAGAGCTGCACATCATCAAGTTTGTGACAGACTTTCAGTACGCAGGACAAACGTGCAACATCGAG ACCAGCTCCCTGCCCGTGGTCGTCATCTCCAGCACGAATCAACTCCCCAATGCCTGGGCCTCCATCATGTGGTGGAACATGGTGTCCACCAGTGAACCTTGG GACCTGTCGCTGTTCCTGaatcctcctcctctcacctGGGAGCAGCTGTCAGAGGTGCTAAGCTGGCAGTTTTTGACCGTTGGCAAACGAGGGCTCAATGAAATGCAGCTCTCCATGCTAAGAGACAAAATTATGG ATGATCCTGACGGCATGGTGTTCTGGAGCAGCTTCTCCAAG AACGAAAATGCCTGGATCTGGATTGATGGCATCCTCGATTTGATCAAGAAACACTTGGTGGATCTTTGGCATGACGG ATCCATCATGGGGTTCGTGAGCAGGGAGAGGACACGCCTCCTGCTGCAGGAAAAACAGGCTGGTACTTTTCTGATCCGGTTCAGTGAGAGCAGCAGAGAGGGCGCCGTCACCTTCAGCTGGGTCGACCACTCCAACGGTG AGCCTCATGTGCATGCGGTCCAGCCGTACACCAAGAAAGAGCTGTCGGTGTTACCTCTGCCAGACATCATTTACCGCTACAGTCTGGCATCCCAGCGAAGCAGAAATCCCCTGGTCTATCTTTACCCCGACATCCCCAAAGACACCGCCTTCGGACACTACAAATCCCCCG aaacatcagaacctTCAGGGGATGGATATCACCGCAGAATACCTTCTTTTATATCAAA CGATCCTACGCCACCTCCTTCTCCACCCAATGAGACCCACATGATGGAAATGGACAATGAGCCGGAAACAAGT GCCGGCTTGAGTGAACTCCTCTCTTTTATTGTCGACTCGCCTGCTCCAGGCGTGCCCTGGGGATCTCAGCTGGATCTGACTTTAGCTTCGCTACAGACATCATCGCCTGAAAACTTCTTTGTTGATCAGTTTAGTTTCAGCTAA